In one Spirosoma rigui genomic region, the following are encoded:
- a CDS encoding class I SAM-dependent methyltransferase yields METIDQCPVCGNSHLSPFLICKDYLISQQDFAIQQCTNCGFRFTSPRPTADRIGEYYKSEDYVSHNDSGGGLINTAYRVVRNYTLQSKLALLNKLNKGQGRILDVGCGTGAFLETCKNGGWEVMGMEPDPDARAVAVQKLGVSIKPGLEELHEVGSFDIISLWHVLEHIPNLNKAILQLKDLLAAQGTLLIAVPNSDSYDATYFKEYWAAYDVPRHLHHFTPATIEPLFKKHGLRLVEQKTMPFDAFYIGMLSTRYQTGKTDYLKSVQVGLDSNARAKRTGNSSSLTYLFKKA; encoded by the coding sequence TTGGAAACCATTGACCAGTGCCCCGTCTGCGGCAACTCACACTTGTCGCCGTTTTTAATCTGTAAAGATTATTTGATCAGTCAGCAGGATTTTGCCATCCAGCAATGCACAAATTGCGGTTTCCGATTCACCAGTCCGCGGCCAACGGCCGATCGTATTGGTGAGTACTATAAGTCGGAGGACTACGTATCCCACAATGATTCGGGTGGTGGACTTATTAATACGGCTTACCGGGTCGTTCGCAACTACACTCTTCAATCCAAACTAGCCTTACTTAACAAACTGAATAAGGGTCAAGGCCGGATATTAGACGTAGGGTGTGGAACAGGGGCCTTTCTGGAAACATGCAAAAATGGAGGTTGGGAAGTAATGGGTATGGAACCTGATCCCGATGCCCGTGCCGTTGCCGTTCAGAAATTGGGCGTATCAATAAAACCAGGCCTAGAGGAACTACATGAGGTGGGTTCATTCGACATCATATCATTATGGCATGTACTCGAACATATACCTAATTTAAATAAGGCCATTTTACAATTAAAGGACTTGCTGGCCGCGCAGGGAACCCTGCTAATTGCGGTACCGAACTCCGATTCATACGACGCGACTTATTTTAAAGAATATTGGGCCGCTTACGATGTACCCCGGCACCTGCATCATTTTACGCCTGCTACCATCGAGCCCTTATTTAAGAAACATGGGTTGCGCCTAGTAGAGCAGAAGACTATGCCATTTGATGCTTTCTATATAGGCATGCTTAGTACCCGCTACCAAACCGGCAAAACCGACTACCTGAAAAGCGTACAGGTAGGACTTGACTCCAATGCCCGCGCCAAGCGTACTGGTAATTCTTCAAGCTTAACGTATCTATTTAAGAAGGCATAG
- a CDS encoding tetratricopeptide repeat protein yields the protein MVIIVLSLNNLLYKMLIRLIVIFILVWVLPTGFVRGQDTPGQTGATLADEYYKAGEFDKAANEYGKLLKTEVTWPRLSRYVTSLQKINKADEAVKYLRKQQRSDETNRPYYELLSGQLAAQQGDTVQARNQYTAALQSSKSSVAKLEKVATAFSEAGETRWAIRALESAREVSKDGSSYSEELMVLYRATGQTEKAIEEIILTSKQADKKEPVLAALQGFINTKDEPLVEKALYAKIQQEPNELAYNELLTWYFVQKQKFGRALMQEKATDKRMKLNGSRVYDLGMLAMNNKEYKAAADAFEYITTTYPQGQLYPFARRLVINAREEQVKNTYPVDKAEIRKLISDYQKMLQEIGTNVKTLEALRSTANLYGNYLDSKDTALTVLDLAIDLGKNDRNFVDRCKLDKGDIYLLKGEPWESTLLYSQVEKSQREELLGYEAKLKNAKLQYYKGSFTVAKEILDVLKLATSREIANDAEQLSLLIVDNTGMDSTEAAMRHYADVELLLFQNKTDEAVDNLNQMWTKYADHSMADEILWLRANTFLKQGKNAEALEDLKTIVAKYPKDILGDDAQYTLGKIYEERLKDKQAAMDAYQKVLTNYPGSIYGADSRKRYRTLRGDVVN from the coding sequence ATGGTTATAATAGTTCTTTCTTTAAATAACCTTTTATATAAAATGTTAATAAGGTTAATCGTCATTTTCATTCTTGTGTGGGTTTTGCCGACTGGCTTTGTTCGAGGTCAGGACACGCCTGGTCAAACGGGCGCTACGTTGGCCGATGAATATTACAAGGCGGGCGAATTTGACAAAGCGGCCAATGAATATGGCAAGCTGTTAAAAACTGAGGTGACCTGGCCCCGCCTGTCACGCTACGTAACGAGTTTGCAAAAAATAAATAAGGCCGACGAAGCGGTTAAGTATTTGCGCAAGCAACAGCGAAGTGACGAAACCAATCGACCATACTATGAACTGTTGAGTGGACAGCTGGCAGCGCAGCAGGGGGATACGGTTCAGGCCCGGAATCAATATACGGCCGCGTTACAGTCGAGCAAGTCATCAGTGGCAAAGCTGGAGAAGGTAGCTACAGCCTTCTCCGAGGCCGGAGAGACCCGCTGGGCGATCCGGGCGTTAGAAAGCGCCCGGGAGGTCTCGAAAGATGGATCGTCGTACAGCGAGGAGCTAATGGTCCTGTACCGGGCGACGGGCCAGACGGAAAAGGCAATCGAGGAAATTATTTTGACCAGTAAACAGGCCGACAAAAAAGAGCCGGTATTGGCCGCATTGCAGGGATTTATCAACACCAAAGATGAACCTCTTGTGGAAAAAGCCTTATACGCCAAAATTCAGCAAGAGCCGAACGAGCTAGCTTACAATGAACTCCTGACCTGGTATTTCGTCCAGAAGCAGAAGTTCGGCAGGGCGTTGATGCAGGAAAAAGCAACCGACAAACGGATGAAGCTAAATGGCAGCCGTGTGTATGATCTGGGTATGCTAGCCATGAACAACAAAGAATACAAGGCAGCTGCTGATGCGTTTGAGTATATCACTACGACGTATCCACAGGGGCAATTGTACCCGTTTGCACGTCGGCTGGTAATTAATGCCCGGGAGGAGCAAGTCAAGAACACATACCCTGTTGATAAAGCAGAGATACGTAAGCTGATCAGCGATTATCAGAAAATGCTACAGGAGATAGGGACTAACGTAAAAACATTGGAAGCCCTTCGCAGCACAGCTAACCTGTACGGAAATTACCTCGACAGCAAGGATACAGCCCTCACCGTACTTGACCTGGCCATCGATCTGGGGAAAAACGACCGGAATTTTGTGGATAGGTGTAAACTGGACAAGGGAGATATCTACCTGCTGAAAGGCGAACCCTGGGAATCCACTCTGTTGTATTCACAAGTAGAAAAGTCGCAGCGTGAGGAGTTACTTGGCTATGAAGCCAAGCTTAAGAACGCCAAACTTCAATATTACAAAGGCAGCTTTACGGTCGCAAAAGAAATTCTGGACGTATTAAAATTAGCAACCTCCCGCGAAATAGCTAATGATGCTGAACAGCTTAGCCTCTTGATTGTGGATAACACAGGAATGGATAGCACCGAGGCAGCCATGCGCCATTACGCTGATGTTGAACTGTTGCTGTTTCAAAACAAGACAGATGAGGCTGTGGATAACTTAAACCAGATGTGGACAAAGTATGCCGACCATAGCATGGCTGACGAGATCTTATGGTTACGCGCTAATACATTTTTAAAGCAGGGAAAAAACGCCGAAGCGCTGGAGGACCTAAAGACAATTGTCGCCAAATACCCAAAAGATATTCTTGGTGATGATGCCCAATACACCCTGGGGAAAATATATGAAGAGCGTCTAAAGGATAAGCAGGCCGCAATGGATGCCTATCAGAAAGTACTGACAAACTATCCGGGAAGTATTTATGGGGCCGATTCGCGAAAACGCTATCGAACACTAAGAGGAGACGTAGTCAATTAG
- a CDS encoding DUF4175 family protein, whose amino-acid sequence MQSTNAYTTLLQRIDEYKKRYFQNQLVKGSLFFVALLGGGYLFINTAEFVGRFNSTGRGALFFGFILTVIFGLYQFIIRPLMSLYGLNKPLSNDEAARQIGTYFPEVGDKLLNTLQLQRISADQSDLLQASLNQRSNQLLINRFASAIQISNNRRFLKYAIPPLALILLILIVNPAFFTKSSTRLVNYNREFVEESPFQFVVQNKSLKSFRNEDFPLSVKLTGDAIPQAVYVVTNGTRFKLEQNGDLFSYTFNNLQRDLDFHLEAVGFKSANYTVALIDRPAVLSFNVKLDYPAYLNKPSEQLSNVGNLLVPQGTLVHWEFAADHTDSLMLRFDTDTNGIPAQLVDDNTFVLNRRLMRSSLYTVSLKNSQIQAPSSIQYNVQVVPDRFPQVSVDQIQDTVTYNYIAVSGLVSDDYGFSKLRLNYTIKRGGKSSPLYSKDIPINRSTTSQNFVYNWSLDSLKLGQEDKIDYFVQVWDNDGVNGPKSSRSNQLTFAVPSNADVQKQVDKSAEKTEEQIDKALSQTQEIKKELKAMEDRMRTKKSSDFQDKKQLQEVLQKREELMKDVQKLQEQFQKTNDTQQRFAEKNKAMQDKMEQLQKLFNELLDPESKQLYEQLKQLLEKKQDDKASDLLDRLSRKERNMERDLDRALKLFKQMQLEQKVNNVAENLEKQAEQLEKQAEESAKKNESSEEQQKQQEKSQEDFKKTQEQMKEMQQQAEKDELNKPETSEQDQKDAEKEMEQAMEQLKKNQSKKASPSQSKAAKAMRSMSKAMQESMESAEMEEMQENMDDLRNILDNLVTLSFGQERVMKDFRGMSLQDPRVTKLSQEQLKLQDDAKIIEDSLNALASRVVQIQSFVTRELTNMKFYMDESSQQLKDRRLSVAASKQQFAMTSINNLALMLSDVLKNMQQQMNAMAMPGKGQGGKKGKKPGEGEGMGDMQKKLNGQMKEMQKGGKTGRGLSEELSQMAAQQAMIRSLLKQMEEKAKGTEVGKQQEQQIKELMKKMDETETDLVNKRVNQNTINRQDEILTRLLESEKALKQQEEDPRREAETAKSMKRSTPSFFDSTNLINKTKQVEVLRSVTPNYNLFYKKQANQYLQKLSGK is encoded by the coding sequence ATGCAGTCAACTAACGCTTACACAACGCTGCTCCAGCGAATTGATGAATACAAGAAGCGCTACTTCCAGAATCAGTTGGTAAAAGGTAGTCTGTTTTTTGTAGCGCTGCTGGGTGGGGGGTACCTGTTTATTAACACGGCTGAATTTGTCGGTCGCTTCAATTCTACGGGCCGGGGTGCTTTATTCTTTGGCTTTATTCTCACGGTAATTTTCGGGTTGTATCAGTTCATCATCCGTCCACTGATGAGTTTATACGGCTTGAATAAGCCGCTTTCTAATGATGAAGCCGCCCGACAGATTGGTACTTACTTTCCGGAAGTAGGGGATAAGTTACTGAACACCCTGCAGCTTCAGCGCATCTCCGCTGATCAATCCGATTTGTTGCAGGCAAGCCTGAACCAGCGCTCTAACCAATTGCTGATAAATCGGTTTGCCAGCGCTATCCAGATAAGTAACAACCGGCGTTTTTTAAAATATGCTATTCCTCCGCTTGCGCTGATTCTGCTTATATTGATTGTTAACCCGGCGTTCTTCACCAAGTCTTCGACACGTCTAGTAAACTATAATCGTGAATTTGTAGAGGAATCCCCTTTTCAGTTCGTTGTTCAGAACAAGTCCCTCAAGTCGTTTCGCAATGAGGATTTTCCCCTTTCCGTCAAATTAACAGGCGACGCCATTCCGCAGGCTGTTTATGTTGTGACGAATGGAACACGCTTTAAACTGGAACAGAACGGGGATCTTTTTTCCTACACGTTTAATAACCTACAACGCGATTTGGATTTTCATTTGGAGGCTGTAGGTTTCAAGTCAGCGAACTACACCGTAGCTCTGATTGATCGTCCTGCCGTGCTTTCCTTTAATGTTAAGCTTGACTATCCAGCCTATCTCAATAAGCCCTCTGAGCAGTTATCTAACGTAGGAAACTTGCTGGTGCCACAAGGAACCCTCGTTCATTGGGAGTTTGCTGCTGACCACACCGATTCGTTGATGCTCCGGTTTGATACGGACACCAATGGCATTCCTGCGCAACTGGTTGATGATAATACGTTTGTCCTGAATCGTCGATTGATGCGTAGTTCACTCTACACAGTGTCCTTGAAAAACAGTCAAATTCAAGCACCGTCGTCTATCCAATACAACGTACAAGTTGTTCCTGATCGCTTCCCGCAAGTATCCGTCGACCAAATTCAGGATACCGTAACCTATAATTACATTGCCGTTTCCGGACTTGTCTCCGACGATTATGGGTTCTCAAAATTACGTCTGAACTATACAATCAAGCGGGGTGGTAAGAGCTCACCCCTGTATTCGAAGGACATTCCAATTAACCGTTCCACGACCTCACAAAACTTTGTTTACAATTGGTCTTTGGATAGCTTGAAGCTCGGGCAAGAGGACAAAATCGATTATTTTGTTCAGGTATGGGACAATGATGGCGTCAATGGACCAAAATCCAGTCGGTCGAACCAGTTGACTTTCGCGGTTCCTTCAAACGCTGACGTGCAGAAGCAAGTAGATAAATCTGCCGAAAAGACGGAGGAACAAATAGACAAAGCGCTCTCTCAAACACAGGAGATCAAGAAAGAGCTGAAGGCGATGGAGGACCGTATGCGGACTAAAAAGTCGTCTGATTTCCAGGATAAGAAGCAGCTTCAGGAGGTGTTGCAGAAGCGGGAAGAACTGATGAAAGATGTTCAGAAGCTTCAGGAACAGTTCCAGAAAACTAACGACACACAGCAACGTTTCGCGGAAAAGAACAAGGCCATGCAGGATAAAATGGAACAGCTTCAAAAGCTGTTCAACGAACTGCTAGACCCCGAATCCAAGCAGCTGTACGAGCAACTTAAGCAGCTTCTGGAAAAAAAACAGGACGATAAAGCATCTGATTTATTGGACCGGCTAAGCCGTAAAGAGCGTAACATGGAACGTGATCTTGACCGTGCCCTCAAGCTCTTCAAGCAAATGCAACTGGAACAGAAAGTTAATAACGTAGCGGAGAATCTGGAGAAGCAGGCCGAACAACTTGAGAAGCAGGCTGAGGAAAGTGCTAAAAAGAATGAGTCTTCCGAGGAGCAACAAAAACAGCAGGAGAAGTCGCAGGAGGATTTTAAAAAGACGCAGGAGCAGATGAAGGAAATGCAGCAGCAGGCCGAAAAGGATGAGCTGAATAAACCTGAAACATCTGAGCAGGATCAAAAGGACGCCGAGAAGGAAATGGAACAGGCAATGGAACAGCTCAAAAAGAACCAGAGCAAAAAAGCCTCACCATCACAAAGTAAAGCAGCCAAGGCAATGCGATCAATGAGTAAAGCCATGCAGGAATCGATGGAGTCGGCTGAGATGGAGGAGATGCAAGAGAATATGGATGACTTACGCAACATCCTCGACAATCTTGTAACACTATCTTTTGGTCAGGAGCGCGTTATGAAAGACTTTAGAGGCATGAGCCTGCAGGATCCACGGGTTACTAAACTTTCTCAGGAGCAGCTCAAACTACAGGATGATGCCAAAATTATTGAAGACAGCCTGAACGCCCTTGCCAGCCGTGTTGTCCAGATTCAATCTTTCGTCACCCGCGAGCTAACCAATATGAAGTTCTACATGGACGAGAGTTCACAGCAATTGAAAGATCGCCGGCTCAGTGTAGCAGCATCCAAGCAGCAATTTGCCATGACTTCAATTAATAATTTGGCCCTTATGTTGAGCGACGTGCTAAAGAACATGCAGCAACAGATGAATGCTATGGCTATGCCGGGTAAGGGACAAGGTGGAAAAAAAGGAAAGAAACCTGGAGAAGGGGAGGGCATGGGCGACATGCAAAAGAAGCTTAACGGTCAGATGAAAGAAATGCAGAAAGGTGGAAAAACAGGCCGTGGTTTATCTGAAGAGCTTTCGCAAATGGCCGCCCAGCAAGCCATGATCCGGAGTCTGTTGAAACAAATGGAAGAAAAAGCAAAGGGAACAGAAGTTGGCAAACAACAGGAACAACAGATTAAAGAATTGATGAAGAAGATGGATGAGACCGAAACTGATTTGGTTAACAAACGGGTAAATCAGAATACGATTAATCGTCAGGACGAAATACTAACTCGTTTGCTGGAATCAGAAAAAGCACTCAAACAGCAGGAAGAAGATCCCAGACGTGAAGCTGAAACTGCAAAATCGATGAAACGTAGTACCCCATCATTTTTTGATTCCACGAATTTAATTAATAAAACAAAGCAGGTAGAAGTGTTACGGTCGGTTACACCTAACTATAATCTCTTTTACAAAAAGCAGGCAAATCAGTATTTACAGAAATTGAGTGGTAAATAG
- the thrC gene encoding threonine synthase — translation MRFYSTNSPQQTVSAQEALFHSLPADKGLYMPTPLPNLGASFFNDIADLSLADIGFALSKALFGDEISAVDLEELTQQAFPFDTPVVTLDAGKTNVLELFHGPSLAFKDVGARYMAGLMSHYSRRNDKEVNILVATSGDTGGAVAMGFHNVPGVRVSILYPSGRVSDLQEKQLTTLGGNIQAFEVDGSFDDCQAIVKQAFVDSDLNEILSLSSANSINIFRLIPQGFYYVRAYGQVRHAGKPVVFSTPSGNFGNLSAGVMVQQMGLPVEHFVAATNLNKVVPAYLQSGSYLPMSSVVTISNAMDVGSPSNFVRLAHLYGDDYDRFKANVAGYFYDDEQTRTGMKQIYEQYGYVSCPHTAIGIMGLQAYLNESKQDVTGIALATAHPSKFKPLVEDVLGTEIDVPERLAILANRPKQSIRIPALYDAFKESLLTSVS, via the coding sequence ATGCGTTTTTACAGTACCAACAGTCCACAACAAACCGTTTCTGCTCAAGAGGCTCTTTTTCACAGCCTACCAGCCGATAAAGGCTTATACATGCCTACGCCGTTGCCAAACCTGGGGGCGTCATTCTTCAACGATATTGCGGATCTATCCCTGGCTGACATTGGTTTTGCCTTAAGTAAAGCATTGTTCGGTGATGAAATAAGCGCGGTTGATCTGGAGGAGTTAACCCAACAGGCGTTTCCTTTCGATACGCCGGTTGTAACGCTCGATGCCGGCAAGACAAACGTACTGGAGCTTTTTCACGGTCCGTCCCTCGCGTTTAAAGATGTTGGTGCCCGCTACATGGCCGGCTTGATGTCCCATTATTCCCGTCGCAATGATAAAGAAGTAAACATTCTGGTTGCTACCTCGGGCGATACGGGTGGTGCGGTGGCCATGGGTTTTCATAACGTACCCGGCGTTCGGGTTTCCATCCTTTACCCGAGCGGTCGGGTGAGCGATCTGCAGGAGAAGCAGCTCACTACCTTGGGCGGAAATATTCAGGCCTTTGAGGTCGACGGTTCTTTCGACGATTGTCAGGCCATTGTTAAACAGGCTTTCGTTGATTCCGATTTAAACGAGATTCTGTCCTTATCCTCGGCAAACTCAATCAATATATTCCGGCTTATCCCCCAGGGTTTTTACTACGTCCGAGCTTATGGACAGGTTCGACATGCGGGTAAACCTGTCGTGTTTTCAACACCAAGCGGCAATTTTGGCAACTTGAGCGCCGGCGTTATGGTCCAGCAAATGGGCTTACCCGTTGAGCATTTTGTTGCCGCAACCAACCTCAACAAGGTTGTACCGGCCTATCTTCAATCTGGCTCCTATTTGCCTATGTCGTCCGTAGTAACAATTTCGAACGCAATGGATGTGGGCAGCCCAAGTAATTTTGTACGGTTGGCACACCTTTATGGTGATGATTATGATCGCTTCAAAGCGAACGTGGCTGGCTACTTTTACGACGATGAACAGACCCGGACTGGTATGAAGCAGATTTACGAACAGTACGGCTACGTGAGTTGTCCACACACGGCTATTGGTATCATGGGCTTGCAGGCTTATCTGAACGAAAGCAAGCAGGACGTAACGGGGATTGCACTGGCTACTGCGCACCCGTCTAAGTTCAAACCCCTTGTGGAAGATGTCCTGGGAACCGAAATCGATGTTCCCGAACGCCTGGCCATCCTGGCTAATCGACCAAAGCAAAGCATACGCATTCCTGCCCTGTATGACGCGTTTAAAGAATCGTTATTAACCAGTGTCTCATAA
- a CDS encoding ComF family protein, with protein sequence MNLPETRQHHDPYDQLLLNKFAGKVPISFLASYVYFTKGGIVQKLIHQIKYKGQKEAARELASWYGYQLKTECTLVKDADLLVGVPLHRSRLNQRGYNQADWIAEGLAEALDIPARTDILVRKRFNSSQTRKNRMERWENVETVFAVTNPQEVVGKHIIVVDDVLTTGSTIEACAAELLKAGCRTVGVLTIAATHR encoded by the coding sequence ATGAATCTGCCCGAAACCCGGCAGCATCATGATCCGTATGACCAGCTTCTCCTCAATAAGTTTGCCGGTAAAGTACCGATTTCGTTTTTGGCCTCTTACGTATACTTTACCAAGGGTGGTATTGTCCAGAAGTTAATTCACCAGATTAAGTACAAAGGCCAGAAAGAAGCGGCAAGAGAACTGGCAAGCTGGTATGGGTACCAGTTGAAAACAGAATGTACGCTTGTGAAGGACGCTGATCTGCTGGTGGGGGTTCCCTTACACCGGAGTCGTTTAAATCAACGAGGATATAACCAGGCCGACTGGATTGCCGAGGGTCTTGCTGAAGCACTGGATATACCCGCCCGAACGGATATACTGGTTCGCAAGCGCTTTAATTCCTCACAAACGAGGAAGAACAGAATGGAGCGATGGGAGAATGTAGAAACCGTATTTGCCGTAACGAATCCTCAGGAGGTTGTTGGTAAGCACATCATTGTTGTGGACGACGTACTAACAACAGGCTCGACTATTGAGGCCTGTGCGGCAGAATTATTAAAGGCAGGTTGCCGTACGGTAGGGGTACTAACAATAGCGGCCACCCATCGCTGA
- the mnmG gene encoding tRNA uridine-5-carboxymethylaminomethyl(34) synthesis enzyme MnmG, with amino-acid sequence MYSSYDVIVVGAGHAGCEAAHAAATMGSRVLLITMNMQTIAQMSCNPAMGGVAKGQIVREVDALGGMSGIISDKSMIQFRMLNRSKGPAMWSPRCQSDRNMFAWEWRKALEENRNIDFWQDSVVGVLTKEGRVSGVKTALGVEFLANAVVLTNGTFLNGQMFIGEKIFGGGRTAERAATGLTEQLVDLGFESGRMKTGTPPRVDGRSLNYELMEEQLGDEKPSKFSYSDTPALTKQRSCWITYTNQSVHDELKTGFEKSPMFTGRIKGLGPRYCPSIEDKINRFADKDRHQIFVEPEGWDTVEVYVNGFSTSLPENVQYDALRKIPGFENVRMFRPGYAVEYDYFPPTQLKPTLETQLVKNLFFAGQINGTTGYEEAACQGLMAGINAHRNVNEEAEFTVKRSEGYIGVLIDDLITKGTEEPYRMFTSRAEYRTLLRQDNADLRLTEKGYAIGLASQDRYDKMVAKRDGVAELTSAIRATKLKPDDVNGWLQKKGSSPLREKASLYTLLKRPELEQDEINELLATIPEMPRVGEEIAEQTVIEIKYEDYLNRERQNVDKLDKWESLAIQSGFDYDQLKALSFEGKEKLKRLRPATIGQASRISGVSPSDVSILLVYMGR; translated from the coding sequence ATGTATTCTTCTTACGACGTTATAGTGGTTGGTGCAGGCCATGCCGGATGCGAAGCTGCCCATGCAGCTGCCACCATGGGCTCGCGCGTTTTGTTGATCACCATGAACATGCAAACCATCGCGCAAATGTCCTGTAATCCAGCTATGGGTGGAGTTGCCAAGGGGCAGATCGTTCGTGAAGTGGACGCCTTGGGTGGCATGTCGGGGATCATTAGTGATAAGAGCATGATCCAGTTCAGGATGCTCAACCGATCGAAAGGACCTGCTATGTGGAGCCCCCGTTGCCAAAGCGACCGAAACATGTTTGCCTGGGAATGGAGAAAAGCACTGGAAGAGAATAGAAATATTGACTTTTGGCAGGACAGCGTGGTAGGAGTCTTGACAAAAGAGGGCCGTGTCTCTGGTGTAAAAACTGCACTGGGAGTTGAATTTTTGGCCAATGCAGTGGTACTGACCAACGGTACGTTTTTGAACGGCCAGATGTTTATCGGTGAAAAAATCTTTGGCGGTGGTCGTACAGCGGAACGGGCAGCTACCGGCTTGACGGAACAATTGGTTGACCTGGGTTTTGAATCTGGCCGGATGAAAACCGGAACACCACCCCGCGTCGACGGGCGTAGCTTGAACTACGAATTGATGGAAGAACAGCTTGGCGATGAGAAACCCAGTAAATTCTCCTATTCAGATACGCCTGCGCTTACCAAACAACGGAGCTGCTGGATAACCTATACCAACCAGTCCGTACACGATGAACTGAAGACTGGGTTTGAAAAATCGCCCATGTTTACTGGACGTATAAAAGGGCTTGGCCCACGCTATTGTCCGTCCATTGAAGACAAAATCAATCGGTTCGCCGATAAAGACCGCCATCAGATCTTTGTAGAGCCAGAGGGTTGGGACACGGTAGAAGTGTACGTGAACGGCTTTTCAACCTCACTGCCAGAAAACGTTCAGTATGATGCGCTACGGAAAATACCCGGTTTCGAAAATGTACGTATGTTTCGACCAGGGTATGCTGTTGAATACGACTACTTTCCGCCTACGCAATTAAAGCCCACGCTTGAAACGCAATTGGTCAAAAATTTATTTTTTGCCGGACAGATTAATGGCACTACAGGTTACGAAGAAGCTGCCTGCCAGGGCCTGATGGCTGGGATCAACGCACATCGGAACGTAAACGAGGAAGCAGAATTCACGGTAAAACGCTCAGAAGGGTATATTGGCGTTCTCATCGATGACCTCATAACAAAAGGTACCGAAGAGCCTTACCGGATGTTTACCTCACGCGCGGAATACCGAACCTTGCTGCGGCAAGACAATGCTGATCTTCGGCTCACCGAAAAGGGATACGCTATTGGCCTGGCTTCCCAGGACAGGTACGACAAAATGGTAGCCAAACGGGATGGTGTAGCCGAGTTAACCAGCGCTATCCGAGCCACTAAACTGAAGCCAGATGATGTGAACGGATGGCTACAGAAAAAGGGAAGTTCGCCTTTGCGTGAAAAGGCCAGCCTGTACACCTTACTGAAAAGGCCTGAGCTTGAGCAGGATGAAATCAATGAATTATTGGCTACCATTCCCGAAATGCCTAGGGTAGGGGAGGAGATAGCCGAACAAACCGTGATTGAAATTAAGTACGAAGACTACCTAAATCGGGAGCGTCAGAACGTTGACAAACTGGATAAATGGGAAAGTCTGGCTATTCAATCGGGCTTCGATTATGACCAGCTAAAAGCCTTGTCATTCGAAGGTAAAGAAAAACTTAAACGACTTCGACCCGCTACAATTGGCCAGGCATCGCGCATTAGCGGGGTCAGCCCATCCGATGTTTCTATCCTGTTGGTCTATATGGGCCGATAG